The Pieris brassicae chromosome 7, ilPieBrab1.1, whole genome shotgun sequence genome includes the window taaaaaaaattgagtatGAATTATTTcttaccttattactaataatCCAGAATCAATTAATCTCAGTACGAAACCCTTTCATTGGAATTATATCGCTACAAATCCAAATCATTTGAACTTAAATTCacagtttttttaaaccattagAATGTCTAATAAATATGTGATTCACTGTACTACAAAAGTATTaggaaataaattttgttggaTATCGTTACTATGTGttggaataaaaatgaaaatcaaattccgtattataaatactaattacctgaaattaaaaaggcaatcataataaatgtatatatttatttttgcctAATTGCAGAAAAAAAtcctatttatataatatttatgcaaATTATTATTCGCATGGATAAGTCTGATAACCCTCTAATGAGCTTTGGGCAGCCAATTTCAGGGTTAATTTtcccttattatttttatacacattaaaattaaatgttatttaatattgtacaatttatatccaagataactttatatttttagaccTAAACAGTACAGGTTTCTCCTGAAAACTAACACAAGACCAGCCAAATAAATATGCATTGACCATGCCAAGAGATTCTTTGAATTTCGTATTACTCTATAGTAATAGCTCAATGGAATATATTTATCCTTTAGTCGTTTAATTTATcgaaacaatttatattttgctaAGGAATCGGACTAATCCTCCAAGTTCACTTGAAACACCAGGCGTTGACCTGATTTGATTTATTGATTAGGCGTTCATAACctcagtaataaattatatatttattaagtatggaataaaaatacatatattatattaatttacgaGATAACATCTATATaggtgtttaataaataatataaaagagtATGATGATGTAAAACAAGTTGTTACGAACTGGAATAGATAAAtttcgaatattaaaaatatttttaacgccatgaaaataataaaacaacgcCGCTCAGTAAAGTCAGTATCTCTATAGAGTAATTACAATGACTGCTTTAAAAGCTCATCAAAACTTTtctagaaaaattaatataagttacattttatattattgttatatttggtgatgttaatgaataatttaaaaaaaagtgcgGTTTTAGTCGATCGtctattataacattttgcaagttcttttgtttttcaagACTGTAGAAAatgaattgaaaataaataagttgaaACAGTGCTGGCCTAGGGACTttaacgtgcgactctcatcactgaggtcgtagtaTCGATCCCCAGCTGCACACTTTCTAAATATGTGCCCATTTAGTACAGCGTggatatactttaatattttctaaaaacatTAGAGATTATGCACTTACGTATTCACTTTTCGCAACTGACACACTAAACGCGTTAACtaggtaattaatttattcattatacataaataataataataaaaatgtgtttattcatttgacaacaattcaatgtgtaagatttgggaaccctttaaagtaaaaaaatacctgtgtcatgGTTCCCAGATCTTTCATAACACTTAATAGTAAATTCATTTTTCAACTGTTTTCaacttcttttgtttttttatgtcatagtcatatataaattgtaattataaatgtctAATGTGCTGTAACACTATTTCGTAAGATTGAAATCAGAATGTCTATTACGAACTTGTGACATGCTTTCGACAAATACATGAGTCGGTGAATCTAGCGAACTGTTTAGAAAAActtattacatattacatgttattttttgttatagttaTGTACTTctgtactttaccctctgtaggtgtttctttttttattgttccattagggttgcctggaagaaatcgcttgttagcgataaggccgcccgttgcctaattACCTATGaaagctatttttatatgtataaataaatagcccTGTAACCGGCATCTAGATTCGATTTTCGGAATAATTGCTTCAATCGCAAGCAGAGGTGTTAGAGATACAGTAATCTAAGCACGAACTGTTTgaaaaatcaaatacataatgtatagaaaagtatttatttgaagtgaagttttaattatttagtatcaattatatttatatagaaaacttTCTCCAGTCAAGTTagaatttaaaagaattgaaCGAACGAACTTAACCCTCAGCTTAATTGATTATATATGAATCACATTGGATAACTTAGCGAAAGacgaatatttatattttataatatatttaccatTTAAATAAGGTTCAGGGTTGGTACCTTAAACTGAATTCTAAGTAAGAGCCCAAAAGAACGGATCATAATCGTAATCCTTCGGATTCGGAAagggttttttttacattactaatataaaattgacgTTCTGATAGAGTCATTcctgttttatgaaataaatccTCTGAAGAAGCTAGCTTATATCTTTACCGTCTTAGTTCTTTCTtatctgttatatatatatatatgttttaataaatatatttattatgtaatgtatgcccattgacactcacattgccagaaggatCGCAAGTGAGTTGCCGTCCTTTTACGAATTGGTATGTTCTTGAAGGACCAAGTCGAATAGGTTTGTCAAAatctgccttaagaaacgctcagttgtggaatagtgatacggatggtatttttaATTCGGACTTGACGTGTcctaatgaaactcagctgcaggtattagtccaAACTTCTCAACGTTCTCCATGAacatgcaataaaaaaaaaacattaatttaaggTTATAGGTCATCATATCATTACCTATGTTGAAACAAGAACTCCAAAGCGAAAGAAAATTACTGaatgcaataaatattatatatatatatatatataatccgTAGTAATCTTACCcgcttatatataatattaaaacgtataccaaaacttaaaattaacatcTGTAGCCTTTGAATTTTCAGAATATTTAAGTAAGCATAGCTTATACGtgacataataattatgaaatccGCGATGGCCTCTATCCGTAAAACgcacttttttaattatttaatttaattcaatcaaCATAAAAACGACAAataatacgtaaaataaaGCTATTGTAATAGAAATACAACTTTTTGGATGGAAATATTAAGAAGCGCTAGGTGGCCATTTCTGGAACTAAATAAAAGCGCGAATGCATCGTTCGAATAGAATAGATATAGGGAACGTCGATAAGTTCTAGATTTCAAAAACTATCCAGGATTATCTTGACTGCCACAAAAAACTTGCACTTGGCAGTACtaagataaaaatactcaaaataCAATCCTAGATTGTAGTCGCGAATCGCACAAAAACCTAATCGCGATTTGCCCAAcccaataattataataaacacacGCAATGCATATTTGCTTTAGAAAATTACTAGAAGTGTTACAAAGTGGGTATACTGTCGATACCGGTAAACgcaattattatgtatatacatcGTGAATTGCTCGATTATTTCatctatattatacataaaaaatttatttctgtttgAATTAAACTAAACTATTTTTCAAATTCTTTCATAATTAGAATGGTACATTATCCATGATAAACTAggctattttaataataataaaaaatcttgccGTAAGCTAAAAcagtttctttaattaaacattttaaaaggtTTCTAAGTCGCGGATTTGCAGACAATATATctgcaataataaataaatggctaATGAAAGATTGATCGAAAGGTAGAATGTTTtacattaacttaattaatgcACAAATTccatttaacttaataaaggccggcaacgcactcgcgatccCTCTGTCATTGAGGTATTATTTAACACGTACGTTACCGTACGATCGCGGTATTATTTAACATCACGTGATCCTCCTGCTAGTTTGAaccctattctataaaaaaaaatatccgtGTTTTCTTAGAATGTGttttcttcaaaaatatttataatgtaatgtgATTGTTTTTTCAAATGATTGCTAAAAACAGTtcgcttaaattattttcataaaatgaattgttatcaaaaatgtttttatcatATCTTTAGTGATTTGTGTCACTTGAAATAAgggtttataaataactagcTAACCCGGCAAATGTCGTtttgctatgtatattatttcttggaaacatttttttagttcaataaaaaaataaatataacctatctacaaaaaaaatcataagcatTAATCGGGccatttcggaggagtatggaaacaaacattgtgacacgagaattttatatatatagagaagatatatattttaagatgaATGAATTTGTCactcatacataatatttttgttcgtAGACGACGAATTCGAATTTCGAAGCGCGGGAAATGAACTTCGATGTCAAGTCAATTACGTCATTGTCATAAGACAaccttcattttatttatattaactcgCTTATTCAGAAaaactgtctaattaaaatttccaAAAACAGccaaatagtattttttgtttaaagaaaatgaatgaaaatgtaaaagaaaatgcaatttgactgttttttttataaattaaagtgtTAGAGTTTTTTAAAGTGTCTATCATCATTGtctataacaaaatttatttttaactaatttttattcaatttacagGAATCCCAGCCACATTGAATTACATATCTCTGGACGCGCCATACGAACCATCACCAAAGTTGACACCATACCCAAGTTTTAAGGATAATGAGCTTGGAAACTGTGAAACTGGGCTGACCACTGTGTACAGAATCAAGGCGGATAAATGCGATCGTTTATGGGTTCTAGATGTCGGTACCTACGGCTATGGTAAGGTTCTATGattgctataataataatcctatTATTTACACTAAACAGTGGATTTATGTTTCACTATTTATGAGTTTgtgtgagcagtgttggcctagcaTACGACTCTCATTCCTAAGATGGTAGATTCGGTCGCCGGTTTTGCACCCAATTTTCGATCTATGTGTACATTTCACATTCGATTCAATGGTGAAGAAAAACctgtaaggaaaccggcttgacttaggcccaaaaagtcaacggcgtctgacgcagaaggctgatcacctacttgcctattagattgacaaatgatcatgaaacaaatacagaaatctgaatcCCAGATTTAAAAATGCGTTTGTAATATTAGAAAGTGATTTAAATTGGGTTAGAGTAAAATAAATGCCATCTTGAGTAAGTGTCTCCTTGATTTTCTTTCAGTGATATCTGTTTTGGGTTTGTTGCATCCACTTTCTGCCAGCAACATCTACGAGATAAAttgctatatattatttaaatagagtATTATTTACTTGTCTTAAGTTgtgttaaattttctttttccttgttattaatatatagggCATAAAGTATAGAATGTTGTGTCATGTATCTGTGACTTTTATCATCATATGTctagtataattaatattttaaattttgtttcagATTCGAATGTTACCAATGTCTGCCCGTATGCGCTTAGCGTTTACGACTTACACACTAACCAAAGATTAAGAAGATACGTCTTCCGCTCTGAAGATATCGTACCAACGACCTTCATCGCCAATATAGCATTAGACGAAGGTGACACGTGTGAAGACTACTTCGCCTATTTTTCAGATGAACTCGGCTACGGTCTGATCACTTACTCTTGGCAACAAAACAAGTCGTGGCGATTCAGTCACGGATTTTTCCAGCCTGACCCCTTGGTTGGTGACTTCAATATCGCCGGTATGAACTTCCAATGGTTCTCCGAAGGCATTTTCGGAATTTCTGCCTCACCAAAAGGACCCGATGGATACAGAACTCTCTACTTTAGCCCGATAACGAGCAACACAGAATTTGCTGTATCGACGCGAATTCTTAGGGATGAAACTAAAGTGAAAGGATCTTACAAAGATTTCAAAGTAATTGGATCAAGAGGTCCCGATACTCACACAACCGCTAAAGTAGTGGATGATACAGGTGTTCAgctatacaatttaattgatCAAAATGCTATTGGGTGCTGGAACACACAACTGCCAATGAAACCACAAAACACAGCTGTAGTTGATAGAGATGATGTTTCGATGATCTTCCCGTGCGATGTTAAAGTCGATGGAGGAAGAAATGTTTGGGTTATATCAGACCGAATGTCTATATTCTTAGAATCTGAACTGGACTATAGCGACATAAACTTCAGAATTTTCACCGCCAACTTCGATGATCTGGTTCGTGGAACTGTATGTGAACCAACTATTTCAACATATCAACAACCAAACTATCCCAACTCCATTCCTCTCTATAAAAACTTCCCTTCAAGTACACCACGAGTTCTAACAGGTTTTACGTCTCCTTTAGGCTCAGTAGGTCCACAGAAGTTTATAAATGATGCCAATCCAacttttattaactataatgTCCAACAAAGACAGCCCTATGTATTCCCTACTGCAAAATCCCTGTCTACAGCAAGGAACCCCTGGTGGACCACAAATAATTATTCGTATTAAATGATCATTCAGAGTTTTCGTATATCGATGAAAATGACTGAATTACACCGTTGAAATGTATGGCTGATAAggagttataatttatatgaaatgtctttaaaagatttaaggGTCGCAATATAGGTACGTTAAGATAAGCTAAgttgttgttttgttttaaaattaacgttTTATGTTTAGTTGAAAGTACCAAAGACAGTAAATTGGGCTTTCAGTATCGTGAGGAGAACAGATATAGTatggaaaaatttaatagacaTTTTATGTGAATTATAATTCCCTTttgtttgattaaatattatttatttgtagtacatatgctataaaaatatagcaataAATGTTACTATAAAACcctaaatgttttttgtagatagctatttttataaataagaagtttgtatatataattattattttaagaaatatataatttttagtacATCCTGATTTTTAAATGTCCCATATTCCTCCACATCCTATGGGTAGAAACAATAATGTGCCTGTTTCATTTTAATGGAACCTAGGAGCTATTAACATTGACCAAGAAAGGGgaaatttactctcataataAGATTCGGATACAATTTTCCTTGACGCTCCAAGGTTATTGACTTTTATCACCTGCAAATACATTTTCGCTTCagttgataaaatttaatgtttattatttaaatttcgacaTGTTTACCAGTTTTAACGTGTTTAAAAACGTACATTacttgttaattttttcagGCAATGCAGCCCTCCTCAAAGAATTTAAAACGTACTTAAATGAATTGGGGTTAAAGATACGttcattaagtttattattcacttacaaaagaaaatatagtaattCAATAACACATTGGGCTAGCTTATGACTGATTGTGTATCACACTAGTGTAACAGTAGGAAAGACACGGAagattttttagataaaaacacaattacaaatttcaaaaaaagtttatataatcaGAGAAGTGTGCAAATATAAATCACAGGCGTACGTTTAAAGTAACCTTCAATCCTACTATCTCATAAAAACTTATCAAAGCCATAATAACTTTATGGCCccttcttaatatttaatccGCTGAATAAATCAAAACAAGTTCAGAATAAATTTCATAGATGTCATTGTTTGATAAATACGACTCGACAGCGCTTGATAATTTGCTTGACGTTTGTCGCAGAATTTCTATACACGAGTAGTGTCAAAGTTAGCGCACGAACAACGTATTCAGTCAGCACATTATTGTATGAACACGTCAATTAACGtcgttccaaatttaaatgaaatgattattacaattaaaaccaAATCAGTCaaagagtttttaaattaatttaccatAGTGATTATTACGTGTCTAATTACGGCTGTGAGGCTACAAAGAAAGAAATGAGTGAAAAAGTTAATA containing:
- the LOC123712438 gene encoding protein yellow-like; translated protein: MLARFLILGCILATVSATVKLRELYSWNVLDWNYPDLYSKQRDLESGALNPKNALPVGIERWRNKLFVSVPRWFPGIPATLNYISLDAPYEPSPKLTPYPSFKDNELGNCETGLTTVYRIKADKCDRLWVLDVGTYGYDSNVTNVCPYALSVYDLHTNQRLRRYVFRSEDIVPTTFIANIALDEGDTCEDYFAYFSDELGYGLITYSWQQNKSWRFSHGFFQPDPLVGDFNIAGMNFQWFSEGIFGISASPKGPDGYRTLYFSPITSNTEFAVSTRILRDETKVKGSYKDFKVIGSRGPDTHTTAKVVDDTGVQLYNLIDQNAIGCWNTQLPMKPQNTAVVDRDDVSMIFPCDVKVDGGRNVWVISDRMSIFLESELDYSDINFRIFTANFDDLVRGTVCEPTISTYQQPNYPNSIPLYKNFPSSTPRVLTGFTSPLGSVGPQKFINDANPTFINYNVQQRQPYVFPTAKSLSTARNPWWTTNNYSY